The following coding sequences are from one Methanosarcina sp. WWM596 window:
- a CDS encoding CRISPR-associated endonuclease Cas6, whose amino-acid sequence MNPENIKLKTLEMTFEGTEEFRGDANQIRGFFASKFNEYDQLHNHNTDSFYYRYPLVQYKVLDRIPIIVGVNEGAEILKGLFDKFDTVTLPHGDFEITERSMRIKKQDFGLTKGIYFYEFLTPWLALNKENEEKFFETSNSGEQKEILRRTLIGNLLSMSKTFGYTVPDTIKCDVDMELRRSKYKGMDFISFNGGFMANFLIPDFLGIGKGVAKGFGTVRMIRF is encoded by the coding sequence ATGAATCCTGAAAACATTAAACTCAAAACCCTTGAAATGACTTTTGAAGGAACAGAAGAATTCAGGGGAGATGCGAATCAGATTCGTGGTTTCTTTGCGTCAAAATTCAATGAATATGACCAGCTCCACAACCATAACACTGACAGTTTTTACTATCGTTACCCTCTAGTGCAGTACAAAGTCCTTGACAGGATACCTATCATAGTCGGCGTAAATGAAGGAGCAGAAATCTTGAAAGGTTTATTTGACAAATTTGATACGGTCACCCTTCCTCACGGAGACTTTGAAATCACTGAAAGGTCCATGAGGATCAAAAAACAGGACTTTGGCCTTACAAAAGGCATCTATTTCTACGAATTCCTGACACCCTGGCTTGCTCTCAACAAAGAAAATGAAGAAAAGTTTTTCGAGACCAGCAACTCTGGAGAGCAAAAGGAAATCCTCAGGAGGACTCTGATAGGAAACCTGCTTTCCATGTCAAAGACCTTCGGATATACGGTTCCTGATACCATAAAATGTGATGTAGATATGGAGCTCAGGCGTTCAAAGTACAAAGGGATGGATTTCATTTCTTTTAACGGCGGTTTTATGGCCAATTTTTTGATTCCAGATTTTTTGGGGATAGGAAAAGGGGTTGCTAAGGGGTTTGGGACTGTGAGGATGATTCGATTTTGA
- a CDS encoding reverse transcriptase domain-containing protein has protein sequence MRIREKKRFGKYSKKGLLQGGIISPLLVNFYLDQFDNHWVEIGLKNVEWESVEHLVRFADDFVVLSKEWIDPDRVGAFLVELSLELNKEKTYFGTAGNGFEFVGFYFQEIVEENGSGSIIKVIPTEGSIEKVIESIKSGYGINKET, from the coding sequence ATAAGAATTCGTGAGAAAAAGCGGTTCGGAAAATATTCGAAAAAAGGACTGCTCCAGGGTGGAATAATTTCACCTCTTCTTGTAAACTTCTACCTGGACCAGTTCGACAACCATTGGGTTGAAATCGGGCTCAAGAATGTTGAATGGGAGTCAGTTGAGCACCTTGTGCGTTTTGCAGATGATTTTGTAGTCCTTTCAAAGGAATGGATCGATCCTGACAGGGTTGGGGCTTTTCTGGTTGAACTGAGCCTTGAACTGAACAAAGAAAAGACATATTTCGGGACTGCTGGGAATGGGTTTGAGTTCGTGGGCTTTTATTTTCAGGAAATTGTGGAGGAAAACGGGTCAGGGAGTATTATAAAGGTCATACCTACCGAGGGGTCCATTGAAAAGGTTATTGAGAGTATAAAGAGTGGATATGGCATAAATAAAGAGACTTAA